A genomic window from Quercus lobata isolate SW786 chromosome 10, ValleyOak3.0 Primary Assembly, whole genome shotgun sequence includes:
- the LOC115962474 gene encoding acetyl-CoA-benzylalcohol acetyltransferase-like, with protein MEVQILSRKLIKPTTPTPPHLRSYKTSSLDQLAPPAYVPFILYYVANGDKNEIDERSKRLEKSLSEILTLYYPLAGRYIRDKQLVDCNDEGAEYLEAQVSGKLAQVLQGELKPELLNSLVPNVMPSETTPLAFVQVNMFECGGLAIALECAHFIIDGITATTFFNAWAKACKAEGINEVIHPRFDLASFFPPRENIMPMKPPKIPGPGANPIITKRFVFNKEAISSLKAIAKGGACDSETSTKRQPSRVVAVTTLIWKALIAVAKARRGHLRASILSHSLNLRGKTALPIPDNSFGNFYMVANARFGGNNESKFELHDLVDALDDSIRNTIDDCMKAQTGDDLVSMMTKSLREVGEERERGETDIYMFSSWCRFPFYEADFGWGNPAWMSIVAIPMEIIGMFDTKDGDGIEAWVSLHEEAMLMFQDYPEIKAFTSQI; from the coding sequence ATGGAGGTTCAAATTCTATCCAGAAAGTTGATAAAACCAACAACTCCAACTCCACCTCACCTTAGAagttacaaaacatcatccttAGATCAACTTGCTCCACCAGCATATGTGCCATTTATTCTGTACTACGTTGCCAATGGtgacaaaaatgaaattgatgAGAGGAGTAAGCGTTTAGAGAAATCACTTTCAGAAATCTTAACCCTCTATTACCCTCTAGCTGGGAGATACATCAGAGATAAGCAACTAGTTGATTGTAATGATGAGGGGGCGGAATACTTGGAAGCCCAAGTAAGTGGAAAACTTGCTCAAGTTCTCCAAGGAGAACTCAAACCCGAGCTGTTGAATTCTCTTGTTCCCAATGTAATGCCATCAGAAACTACTCCTTTGGCATTTGTTCAAGTCAACATGTTTGAGTGTGGTGGGCTAGCCATTGCGCTAGAATGTGCTCATTTTATAATTGATGGAATTACAGCCACTACGTTTTTCAATGCATGGGCTAAAGCATGCAAAGCAGAAGGGATCAATGAAGTGATTCACCCAAGATTTGACTTGGCTTCTTTCTTTCCACCAAGAGAGAATATTATGCCTATGAAGCCACCTAAGATACCTGGACCTGGTGCAAATCCAATCATCACCAAAAGGTTTGTGTTCAATAAGGAAGCAATATCAAGCCTGAAAGCCATTGCCAAAGGCGGTGCTTGTGATTCTGAAACATCAACAAAACGCCAACCTTCACGGGTAGTGGCGGTAACAACGCTTATATGGAAGGCTCTCATTGCAGTGGCTAAAGCTAGACGTGGGCACTTGAGAGCCTCTATTTTAAGTCATTCACTGAATCTGCGTGGAAAGACGGCTCTGCCAATACCGGATAACTCTTTTGGGAACTTCTACATGGTGGCCAATGCTCGATTTGGTGGAAACAACGAGAGCAAGTTTGAGTTGCATGACTTGGTGGATGCACTTGATGATTCAATAAGGAATACGATTGATGACTGCATGAAAGCACAAACCGGGGACGATTTGGTTTCTATGATGACTAAATCCTTAAGAGAGGTCGGTGAAGAACGTGAAAGAGGTGAGACTGATATCTATATGTTCAGTAGCTGGTGTAGGTTCCCTTTCTATGAAGCGGATTTTGGCTGGGGAAACCCTGCTTGGATGAGCATTGTAGCTATTCCTATGGAAATAATTGGTATGTTTGACACCAAAGACGGTGATGGAATTGAGGCATGGGTGAGCTTGCATGAAGAAGCTATGCTTATGTTTCAGGATTATCCTGAGATTAAAGCCTTTACCTCCCAAATCTAA
- the LOC115965745 gene encoding acetyl-CoA-benzylalcohol acetyltransferase-like has product MKVQILSRKFVKPATPTPPHLRSLKVSSIDQLQPPIHAAFILYYLANGDENGDHRSKRLEKSLSEILTLYYPVAGRYIRDKQMIDCNDEGVEFLEAQVSGQLAQLIQGEKLEELNHLLPRPIQSTSTPVALVQVNMFECGGLAMVLLISHNIADGIAATSFLNAWAKACRAEGINGAVQPRFDLASYFPPRENVPAMQPMKFGVPIITRRFVFNGAAISSLKQIAKGGDSDSESLSKHQPSRVVVVTAFLWKVLIAVSKARRGNLRPSILFHSLNLRGRTALPISDDSFGNLYMVANARFGGDGDSKVELHELVGSLQSSIRDTLDDCMKPQNGDDLVSMVTNSMRKLQEELQSGEIDIYKFTSWCRFPLFEVDFGWGKPIWVSNQPKVVEMVSLTDTKDGDGIEAWVGLDEKNMSLFQNHPEVKAFTSKF; this is encoded by the coding sequence ATGAAGGTTCAAATTCTGTCCAGAAAGTTTGTAAAACCAGCAACTCCAACTCCACCTCACCTTAGAAGTTTGAAAGTATCATCAATAGATCAACTCCAGCCTCCAATACATGCGGCCTTTATTCTGTACTACCTTGCCAATGGGGATGAAAATGGTGATCACAGGAGCAAGCGTTTGGAGAAATCACTTTCAGAAATCCTAACCCTGTATTACCCAGTAGCTGGGAGATACATCAGAGACAAGCAAATGATTGATTGTAATGATGAAGGGGTGGAATTCTTGGAAGCCCAAGTAAGTGGTCAACTTGCTCAACTTATCCAAGGAGAAAAACTCGAGGAGTTGAATCATCTTCTTCCCCGTCCTATTCAATCAACATCTACTCCTGTGGCACTTGTTCAAGTTAACATGTTTGAGTGTGGTGGGCTAGCCATGGTACTTCTCATTTCGCATAATATAGCAGATGGAATTGCAGCAACTTCGTTCCTCAATGCATGGGCTAAAGCATGCCGAGCAGAAGGGATTAATGGAGCTGTTCAGCCAAGATTTGACTTGGCTTCTTATTTCCCACCCAGAGAGAATGTACCTGCAATGCAACCTATGAAATTTGGAGTTCCAATCATCACAAGAAGGTTTGTGTTCAATGGGGCAGCAATATCAAGCCTAAAACAAATTGCCAAAGGTGGTGATAGTGATTCTGAATCATTATCAAAACACCAACCTTCACGAGTTGTGGTGGTGACAGCTTTTTTATGGAAGGTTCTCATTGCTGTGTCTAAAGCTAGACGTGGGAACTTAAGGCCCTCTATTTTGTTTCATTCATTGAACCTGCGTGGGAGGACAGCTCTGCCAATATCGGATGACTCTTTCGGGAACCTATACATGGTGGCCAATGCTCGATTTGGTGGAGACGGTGATAGCAAGGTGGAGTTGCATGAACTGGTGGGTTCGCTACAAAGCTCAATAAGGGATACGCTGGATGATTGTATGAAACCACAAAATGGGGATGATTTGGTTTCCATGGTGACTAACTCCATGAGAAAACTCCAAGAAGAACTTCAGAGTGGTGAGATAGATATCTATAAATTCACTAGCTGGTGCAGGTTTCCTCTTTTTGAAGTAGATTTTGGTTGGGGAAAGCCTATTTGGGTGAGCAATCAACCAAAAGTTGTTGAAATGGTTAGTCTAACTGACACCAAAGATGGTGATGGAATTGAGGCATGGGTGGGCTTGGATGAAAAAAACATGTCTCTGTTTCAGAATCATCCAGAGGTTAAAGCCTTCACCTCCAAATTCTAG